The Thermoanaerobaculia bacterium genomic interval TGTTCAGCATGTGCCGGATGACCGGATAGTCGTCCACGATGCCGTTGGCGCCCAGAATCTCGCGCGCCATGCGGGCGCATTCGCGCGCCACCCAGACGTTGTTGCGCTTGCCCATCGAGACGTGGTGCGGCTTGAGCTTGCCGGCGTCCTTGAGTCTGCCCATCTGCAGCGCGAGAAGCTGGCCCTTGGTGATCTCGGTGACCATCCAGGCGAGCTTCTCCTGCACGAGCTGGTGGCTGGCGATCGGCTGGCCCATGAACTGGATGCGCTGCTTCGCGTACTCGAGCGCCGTGTGGTAGCACTCCATGGCGGCGCCCAGGCCTCCCCAGGCGATGCCGTAGCGCGCCTGCGTGAGACAGGAGAGCGGTCCGCGGAGGCCCTTGGCGCCGGGCAGGATGGCGTCGTCGGGGACATGGCAGTCGTGAAGGCCGAGCTCGGAGGTCGTCGAGGCGCGCAGCGAGAACTTGCCGTGCTGGTCCGAGGAGGTGTAGCCGGGCGTACCCTTTTCGACCAGAAATCCGCGAATGCCGGAGGAGGAATCGTCGGTCTGCGCCCAGACGACCGCGACGTCGGCGAGCGTGCCGTTGGTGATCCATTGTTTGGCGCCGTTCAGCACCCAGCCGTCGGAGGTCTTCTTCGCCGTCGTTCGCATGCCGCCCGGGTTCGAGCCGAAGTCCGGTTCGGTCAGCCCGAAGCAGCCGATCGCCTCGCCGGTGCCCATCTTCGGGATCCAGCGGTCTTTCTGGGCCTGCGACCCAAAGGTGTAGATCGGGTACATGACGAGCGACGACTGCACCGACACGAAGCTGCGCA includes:
- a CDS encoding acyl-CoA dehydrogenase family protein; the protein is MDFDALLTEEQRLVRDSVRAFVDEKVKPIIEECHRDGRTPLELVPEMGRMNLFGSTIDEYGLPGLDNVAYGLIMTELERGDSGLRSFVSVQSSLVMYPIYTFGSQAQKDRWIPKMGTGEAIGCFGLTEPDFGSNPGGMRTTAKKTSDGWVLNGAKQWITNGTLADVAVVWAQTDDSSSGIRGFLVEKGTPGYTSSDQHGKFSLRASTTSELGLHDCHVPDDAILPGAKGLRGPLSCLTQARYGIAWGGLGAAMECYHTALEYAKQRIQFMGQPIASHQLVQEKLAWMVTEITKGQLLALQMGRLKDAGKLKPHHVSMGKRNNVWVARECARMAREILGANGIVDDYPVIRHMLNIESVFTYEGTHDIHGLVIGEAVTGIPAYNPPMVTERKPKAGATSR